The Hippoglossus hippoglossus isolate fHipHip1 chromosome 21, fHipHip1.pri, whole genome shotgun sequence genome contains a region encoding:
- the si:dkey-229b18.3 gene encoding uncharacterized protein si:dkey-229b18.3: protein MAGDCTNTQYANSGAFDPSKPWADGDSVRTGDVEAAGVSPGRGPRARRSPNFELIDGLLYRKKLEKGFINYREVLDEDRRHEAVSTFHRRRPGQRHFSQEETYKCVAENYWWEGMYFQIRDFVLGCPECQSHHTKKTEGPGGRGCVTKTMESHSDDMLSKLRSQREAGLFCDITLRTNGRSYSAHRAVLAAVSDHFQEIFTEMDSSIKADIDLTGFSEDSLLSLLDFSYSSTLCVRQEDLPEVIAMARHLGMWLAVEACSALMKEQEQQLRPGKGLNSAYAGACHERHHQQREGKRRKVLGLEDNINNGFSLILDVSDESLEESPRRNLRRMARPQGLNGLPLSPSHRMKLLDFKSPSLKKATIPRHAITNHQSQNYSPTPNTRLLRSSPGAAKEVRRLLPMPESPRRNRKSHSITRLSCTSRSRPSVRCSPVRVKQEVEEVGEDEMDYARAQEKYKLMNVLGLQRTALLPRPEDLIGWRQKKRLRKLKANNYSLTKRRKPRSVSPVLTYGNVTLSLPLCNPVNTRVLSKSAKAKPVGPVRVEQLTARRPKTVLQHVPPSDRSTRSKGVLPDMFQPASRPSFGGRELRRSVREGNGVRFSAQQPVRRNTNKSFFKNAVRIKSEPAEYSISGFSLPSNSHCGLTTHTPPSSQRPQARNKITVEAVRSLRYNRSRPATKPKLKQGSTKEVEKTKCKPREEGRKVGSQGLRGVMDTRPRGKNDEPVGLQLSENGPPPSIYSHPLYKVIKEEPADPVPIVGPFPDPPSPDLGKRQSKPPIKLLDSGFLFSFCRSTGGPIAGLKKEEESVDICLTRSVSQVGDTFGAEEPPHRTLRARGPPSLPVVKREREERRVSQSRVQRPRRNSRSNPLPLAKPAGSKVTRAMSKQQGKQLAVSSKNCVLLDAVRRARLKQLRGPRSQAPKVPKAAHTCPQCPASYKDCDALIMHRLRHIEGKHWPCPLCSKTFFRLRNVRNHIRTHDPKLYKCRSCIIAGS, encoded by the exons CTGGTCAGCGCCACTTCTCCCAGGAGGAGACCTACAAATGTGTGGCTGAGAACTACTGGTGGGAAG GGATGTACTTCCAGATCAGGGACTTTGTCCTAGGCTGTCCAGAGTGCCAGAGTcaccacacaaagaaaacagag GGGCCAGGTGGCAGAGGATGTGTCACAAAGACGATGGAGTCCCACAGCGACGACATGCTAAGCAAGTTGAGGAGTCAGCGGGAGGCGGGGCTGTTCTGTGACATCACCCTGCGGACCAACGGCCGATCCTACTCGGCCCACAGAGCCGTTCTGGCGGCGGTCAGCGATCACTTCCAGGAAATCTTCACAGAGATGGACTCGAGCATCAAAGCAGACATAGATCTCACTG gtttCAGTGAGGACAGCCTTCTATCGCTGCTGGATTTCTCCTACTCCTCCACCCTTTGTGTTCGCCAGGAGGACCTGCCTGAAGTCATCGCCATGGCTCGCCATCTGGGCATGTGGCTTGCAGTGGAAGCCTGTTCTGCCCTCATGAAGGAGCAGGAACAGCAGCTTCGTCCTGGCAAAGGCCTAAACTCGGCCTATGCTGGTGCTTGCCATGAGCGCCATCACCagcagagggaaggaaagaggagaaaagttTTGGGACTAGAGGACAACATTAACAATGGTTTCAGTCTGATTTTGGATGTTTCAGATGAGTCTTTAGAAGAGAGTCCCAGGCGCAATTTGCGCAGAATGGCAAGACCCCAAGGTCTTAACGGCCTCCCTCTGAGTCCCTCGCACAGGATGAAGCTCTTGGACTTTAAATCTCCCTCGTTAAAGAAAGCTACTATACCTCGACACGCCATCACCAACCATCAGTCACAGAACTACTCACCAACACCAAATACCCGTCTTCTCCGCTCCTCTCCAGGGGCTGCCAAGGAGGTCCGGAGGCTGCTGCCCATGCCAGAGAGCCCGCGACGTAACCGAAAATCTCACTCCATCACTCGGCTCTCGTGCACATCCAGATCAAGGCCCAGCGTACGATGCAGCCCTGTGAGAGTGAAGCAGGAAgtagaggaggtgggggaggatgAGATGGATTATGCAAGAGCACAAGAGAAGTACAAGTTGATGAATGTTTTGGGGCTACAGAGGACCGCGCTCCTTCCCAGACCAGAGGATCTCATTGGCTGGAGACAAAAGAAACGACTGAGGAAACTGAAGGCCAACAACTATTCCCTGACTAAGCGGAGGAAACCCCGCTCTGTCTCCCCAGTGTTAACGTATGGGAACGTGACGCTGTCACTTCCCCTCTGTAACCCTGTTAACACTCGTGTCCTCAGCAAATCAGCGAAGGCAAAGCCTGTGGGTCCAGTCAGAGTGGAGCAGCTTACAGCAAGGAGGCCAAAGACCGTCCTGCAGCACGTCCCTCCAAGCGACAGGAGCACAAGAAGTAAAGGTGTGTTACCAGACATGTTCCAGCCAGCATCCAGGCCTTCCTTCGGGGGAAGAGAACTCAGACGGTCAGTGAGGGAGGGCAATGGTGTCCGCTTTTCTGCCCAGCAGCCTGTGCGACGTAACACCAACaaatctttctttaaaaatgcaGTCAGGATCAAATCAGAACCGGCTGAATATTCTATCTCAGGTTTCTCTCTCCCATCAAACAGTCATTGCGGCCTCACAACTCACACACCCCCGTCTTCACAGAGGCCGCAGGCCAGAAATAAGATCACTGTAGAGGCGGTCAGATCCCTGCGTTATAACAGAAGCCGACCAGCAACAAAGCCCAAGCTCAAGCAGGGCTCCACTAAAGAGGTTGAGAAAACCAAGTGTAAGCccagggaggaggggaggaaagtgGGGAGCCAGGGGCTGAGGGGGGTCATGGACACGAGACCGAGAGGGAAGAATGATGAACCTGTTGGGCTCCAGTTATCAGAGAATGGACCTCCACCGTCCATTTACAGCCACCCTCTGTACAAAGTCATTAAAGAGGAGCCAGCAGACCCAGTGCCAATTGTTGGACCTTTCCCCGACCCTCCCTCACCAGACCTGGGCAAACGCCAGAGCAAGCCCCCCATCAAATTACTGGACTCAGGCTTTCTGTTCAGCTTCTGTCGGTCAACAGGGGGCCCTATTGCAGGactgaagaaagaggaggagagtgtggaTATCTGCTTAACGCGCTCCGTGTCACAAGTTGGGGATACATTTGGAGCAGAAGAGCCCCCCCATAGGACGCTGAGGGCCAGAGGGCCACCCAGCCTGCCTGtggtgaagagggagagggaggagaggagagtaagCCAAAGCAGGGTTCAGAGACCCAGGAGAAACTCCCGGAGCAACCCTCTTCCTCTGGCCAAACCTGCCGGGTCCAAGGTGACGCGGGCCATGTCAAAG CAACAAGGTAAACAACTTGCTGTGAGCAGCAAAAACTGTGTTTTGCTGGATGCTGTACGACGGGCACGGCTAAAACAGCTGCGAGGGCCTCGAAGTCAAGCCCCTAAAGTCCCAAAGGCGGCCCACACCTGTCCGCAGTGCCCGGCCTCCTACAAGGACTGCGATGCCCTGATTATGCATCGCCTCAGGCACATCGAGGGCAAGCACTGGCCCTGTCCG CTCTGCAGTAAGACGTTCTTTCGACTAAGGAATGTACGGAACCACATACGCACCCATGACCCCAAGTTGTACAAATGCAGGAGCTGCATCATCGCTGGTTCCTGA